The Amycolatopsis umgeniensis DNA segment CGCTGTGCCCGTCGAGATGGACGGTGCAGGCTCCGCAGTTGCTGGTGTCGCAACCGACCACGGTGCCCACCTTCCCGACCCGTTCGCGCAGATGGTGCACGAGCAGGGTGCGGGGTTCGACGTCGTCTGTGTAGCTGGTGCCGTCGACGGTGACGGTGATGCGCATCAGGCCTCCAAAAGCAAGAGAAACCCCGCGCTGGTCCGGGGTCGTTCGGGAGCGGCCGGTCATTGAAGTTGTCACGGACCGACCCCGGGAGGACCGTGATCGGACTCACAGTCGAGCGTGCTACTTCTGCCCGGCCGGGACAACCCCCACCAGGGGGTGACTCCCGAGCGGACCCGCAAAGGCGTTGCCACTTAGCGATTTTCTCCGCAAGTGCGGTTCCGTGAGGACTATTTCAAACGCTCGGGAAAGCCGGGCGGCAACGCACCGTCCACTCGGTACTGGAATCCCCCACCCCGATGTCGCGAAAGCCACTTTCGGGACATCTGATGTCCCGAAAGTGGCTTTCGCGACACCCGAAGCCGAGGCGCAAGCTCAGCCCGTCATACCCAGCACCGAGAGATCGGCGTTCGCCCCGGTGACCACGGTGGCGGCCAACTCGCCGGGGATGCCGTGCACGGTCAGCGCGGCCAGTCCGGCGGCGCCGGCGGGTTCCGGGACGACGCCGAGGGTCTCCGCGCCCAGTCGCATGGCCGCGCGCAGATCGTCGTCGGTGACCAGGACGAAGTCGTCGACCAGGGACCGCAGCCGCCGCACGGATTCCGGTTCCGGGGTCCGGATCGAGATCCCGCCGGCGAACCAGTTCGCCCGGTCCGCGGTGACCGGCTCCCCCGCCTCCCAGCTCTTCGCCATGGCGGGCGCGGACGTGGTGCCGACGCCGACGATCCGGACGTCCGGCGTATGCGCCTTGAGCCAGAGCGCGACCCCGGCGATCAGCGCGCCGTCGCCGACCGGGAGCACGACCGTGTCGATCCCGCTCTCCCGCGCCAGTTCCAGGCCGATCGTGCCCGCCCCTTCGGAGATCGCGGGCTCACGGCCGTCGACCACGAAGACGCGATCCGGGGCCTCGGCGGCGAAGGTCGCCGCGGCGACCTTCGCCTCCCCGTCGACCCGGCGCACGCGAGCGCCCAGCGCCTTCATCCGCCGGAGTTTGACCGGGGCGATGGTGGCGGGGACGAACACTTCGGCCCGCAGGCCGTGCTTCCCGGCGGCGAACGCGACGGCCTGCCCGAAGTTGCCGCTGGTCCCGCACACCATGGTCGTCCCCGGCGCCAACCCGGCGGCGAAGTAGTCCGCGCCGCGGCCTTTGAAGCTGCGCAACGGATTCAGCGTCTCGATCTTCACCAGCACGCGACGGCCGAGCCGCTCGTTCAGCTGTCCGTCGCTGTACTGCGGGGAGTTCAGGAAAACGGGATCGATCACCTTCGCCGCCTCGGCGACGTGGTCCAGCTGCAGGTCGATGTCGGTCATGAAGCTCAAACTAGGCGGGAAGACGATCA contains these protein-coding regions:
- a CDS encoding threonine ammonia-lyase, translating into MTDIDLQLDHVAEAAKVIDPVFLNSPQYSDGQLNERLGRRVLVKIETLNPLRSFKGRGADYFAAGLAPGTTMVCGTSGNFGQAVAFAAGKHGLRAEVFVPATIAPVKLRRMKALGARVRRVDGEAKVAAATFAAEAPDRVFVVDGREPAISEGAGTIGLELARESGIDTVVLPVGDGALIAGVALWLKAHTPDVRIVGVGTTSAPAMAKSWEAGEPVTADRANWFAGGISIRTPEPESVRRLRSLVDDFVLVTDDDLRAAMRLGAETLGVVPEPAGAAGLAALTVHGIPGELAATVVTGANADLSVLGMTG